In a single window of the Lepidochelys kempii isolate rLepKem1 chromosome 21, rLepKem1.hap2, whole genome shotgun sequence genome:
- the LOC140901228 gene encoding uncharacterized protein: MRLCLYKVQAGLHTGREGSRSGATGTNAESGPDVTSGGREQKETPSIGRHEIHCPRVGSSTTTAPKRRRRVVVVGDSLHRGTESSICHPDRENREVCCLPGAKIHDVTERLLRLIKPSDRYPFLLLHVGTNDTAKNDLERITVDYVALGRRIKEFEAQVEGKGLGRDHQIVEVNEWLRKWCRREGFGFFDHGMVFQEGGVLGRDGLHLTKRGKSIFASRLANLVRRALN, from the exons atgcgactttgtctgtacaaagtgcaagctggtctccatactggaagagaaggttcaaggtccggagcaacag gtactaatgcggagagtggaccagatgttacgtctgggggaagggagcagaaggagactccatcgattggaaggcatgagatccactgtcctagggttgggagttccacgaccaccgctcccaagagaaggaggcgggtggtggtggtcggggactctctccacagggggactgagtcatctatctgccaccccgaccgggaaaaccgagaagtctgctgcttgccaggagctaagattcacgatgtgacggagagactgctgagactcatcaagccctcagatcgctaccccttcctgcttcttcacgtgggcaccaatgatactgccaagaatgaccttgagcggatcactgtggactacgtggctctgggaagaaggataaaggagtttgaggcgcaggtggaaggaaaaggcctgggtagagaccatcaaatcgtggaagtcaacgaatggctacgcaagtggtgtcggagagaaggctttggattctttgaccatgggatggtgttccaagaaggaggagtgctaggcagagacgggctccacctaacgaagagagggaagagcatcttcgcaagcaggctggctaacctagtaaggagggctttaaactag